The Chryseobacterium scophthalmum genome has a window encoding:
- a CDS encoding VanZ family protein, producing the protein METDGSLSLKLQKEQIIQNCFQQKNIKQSLDKISNIFIKILPIYWAFLTYMLLRPGVENHEYFFMFDGIDKVLHLSIFAALGFCFIAAFPKIRFSYFFQIMLIYAFLTEILQEEMKLGRSMETLDIVADTIGCLIGYYIYKVLAKRFL; encoded by the coding sequence ATGGAAACGGATGGATCATTAAGCTTGAAATTGCAGAAGGAGCAGATCATTCAGAATTGCTTTCAGCAGAAGAATATAAAGCAATCATTGGATAAAATTTCAAACATATTTATTAAGATACTGCCCATTTATTGGGCATTTCTTACTTATATGCTTTTGCGTCCCGGTGTCGAGAACCACGAATACTTCTTTATGTTCGACGGTATCGACAAGGTTTTGCACTTAAGCATATTTGCAGCTTTGGGTTTTTGCTTTATCGCTGCCTTTCCAAAAATCAGATTTTCTTATTTCTTTCAGATCATGTTGATTTATGCATTCCTCACAGAAATTCTGCAGGAAGAAATGAAACTCGGCAGATCAATGGAAACACTCGATATCGTTGCCGACACCATTGGCTGCCTAATCGGATACTATATATATAAAGTACTCGCCAAACGTTTCCTCTGA
- the gcvH gene encoding glycine cleavage system protein GcvH, whose protein sequence is MNTPSELKYTKDHEWVKIEGNVATIGITDFAQGELGDIVYVDVDTVDDDVNGGDVFGSVEAVKTVSDLFLPISGKVTEFNSALEDQPELLNTDPYGNGWIIKLEIAEGADHSELLSAEEYKAIIG, encoded by the coding sequence ATGAATACACCGTCAGAATTAAAGTACACTAAAGACCACGAGTGGGTAAAGATCGAAGGTAACGTTGCTACAATTGGTATCACAGACTTTGCGCAAGGAGAGTTGGGAGATATCGTTTATGTAGATGTAGATACAGTAGATGATGATGTGAATGGAGGAGATGTTTTCGGAAGTGTAGAAGCTGTAAAAACGGTTTCAGATTTATTCTTGCCTATTTCAGGAAAAGTTACAGAATTTAATTCTGCTTTGGAAGATCAGCCAGAATTGTTAAATACAGATCCTTATGGAAACGGATGGATCATTAAGCTTGAAATTGCAGAAGGAGCAGATCATTCAGAATTGCTTTCAGCAGAAGAATATAAAGCAATCATTGGATAA
- the sov gene encoding T9SS outer membrane translocon Sov/SprA, which translates to MNVFGQVQNQQGVSIKKNYEVTDPTYYEAYYDVKIGMYYVYPKIGNTITGPPVAMSPEDYKEFMLAEQSKAFYRDKSDSYNLMFRKDKSDAARKGLIPSLTINNRLFESIFGSNKIEIIPSGYASFDFGGLYQKIDNPLILPQNRTSFTFDIDQRIQLGLIGKVGENLQLKANYDTQSGFAFENRMNLVWQSKGTWKDLQTKGLNDVNKPNAGGEDKIIKRIEFGNVNMPLSTSLIRGSESLFGVKSEFQLGKTFGTVVLSQQQGEARNIVVQGGGTMNNFKINAIDYEDNQHYFIGQYFLNSYDNALLNYPQINSRISISRMEVWVLDQGNSNLAYQKSIIGIRDLGEGASGTPDNSQNGLYNQVNNAIGSPREQGKNYLTNFQGQTFPGSAQPYENGEHFVLSTKARRMDANEYTFHPQLGYISLNQKLNDNQLLAVSYSYTVNGTNQVYKVGEFSEESPVLVTKLLRSNSNTRVDSPMWNLMMKNFYSLDAAQVDRDGFILNVYYRDAKTGGKVNYLPGTSVEGTNLLKLFNWDRLNVNGDLQSNNGVLGDGVFDFVEGITIKKEQGRIMFTKVQPFGSYMTQVLGSSNPQYVFSDLYTQQKQQASQSNLALRYTMEGRYKGAQGQGISLGAVNVPQGSVKVSANGVQLTEGIDYTVDYMLGTVTIINETVKQSGQAINISLENQLTFNTQRKRFLGLNLERRVSENFIFGGTVVNYSESPLTQKVNYGQEAVNNTMAGVNMMYNNQLPFLTRLTDKIPGINTEAPSNLNFKMEGAYLIPGINKGTNDQSYIDDFEQTTSKISLKEPTAWSLASKPEKSQGNPLFAGAGANDNLTNGYGRGLLTWYNIDPRFWGVGGRAPQGITPASVSNHASRRVQFSEIFNNRDFVAGEQTFTNTFDISYFPQEKGPYNANPATETTQQRWAGIMRPISVTNFVNSNIEFVEFWMMDPYADGNTLGTNPKLLLQLGNVSEDVLKDGLMQYENGLPTGGSPSTTTTSNWGIQPKQPPILYAFSSEGADRTAQDLGYDGLSSDQEAMRFGNTFVNPVTNLSDPAVDDFVFYLSDKFTGSQAASIVQRYKYFRGPEGNSRSGSLEVSSQTPDAEDINKDYNLDQTENYNEYVVNLDQASLGLGTNNYIIDQKTVTATFQNGQTDDVKWYLFRIPVAKGNDPNSVAILNNVRFARLLLTGFDQTSTLRFGTMDLIRSDWRRYSKNIAKYADGGTVPDPATDEGSTLQNIDNFEVGSVNIEENALNQPPYVLPPGIDRQVLSGNAGAQRQNESSLYLKATNLAANEARGVFKNTSLDMRRYKKLRLFVHAQDPTNRATGIDEETKFFIRFGSDATDNYYEYESSLKITPKSATAPMDIWPFENDVDFNIQDFVDAKIRRDRNFPNKLVERIEDAQFGGGDTSKKIYIKGRPSLGNVTTIMIGVRNAEQSGGNSISRVLWVNEIRLSEIENDGGYAGNASLNFNLGDFATVNTSASYSSVGFGNIDSKPAERSQATQSAFSINTAVNVDKFLPENTGMKIPVNYSYSQTIEDPKYNPLDTDVEFSKAANKEELKKVARTYTQQRSIGVVNMHKERVKPNSKPKFYDVENLSLTAVYNDDHYRDIYTKKNYRQYFRGYLDYNYTFKPWVVKPFNKMISDTAKSTKYLRWIKEFNFNPVPTRLSFRTELDRNYNELEFRNIDAILSGNLNDDFAALKNRNFYFGWQYGLGFNFTKSLKLEINSATRTLNDQVDVNTMDNSSIFGNVFRSGRPVLYNHRVQLNYKLPFQYLPYLDFIDAEVGYGFTYNWNARSTALLASPEGSLGSIGQNTNVISANATADLPKFFGQFSYFKRMSTTLQKRKQEQDSLNNAVNQAWEKNRYAYKRYKFKNKLSILQSAAFILTSMKQLNVTYTENNGTVLPGLLSAPNGYGYGQTLGGPSLGFLFGSQADIRRLSMERGWVSDSPFMIDPYMKMSTREFRADLQVAPVNDFNISFNVLQTYNRNFSHTGFNYVDDFGNANPNLTFASDMVSYSNTVVLLNSSFKESTVIYDAIRANAQLISQQMGGVLNPNGYTEGHGISNAYVLIPAFRAAMEGKNPERLGNAKKAGLPIPNWRIIYSGLRNIPIINGQFTKFDILHSYTATYTATGVQSNIDYFNSRIDKTSSQRDVNDNYINPYTFSQVSYTESFSPLIGVDVTMRNNMQFGVQYNKTRSMILGLVNHSLTEDAYTEYVIRLGYIVRNFRLGTNNQRGARAKGSDLNIRGDISLRDSQTSIMNILLNDSQITGGQKLMNIKLSADYNVSENLNLRLFYEQMTSKYKISTAFPLSTIRAGISATFTFGDSGGL; encoded by the coding sequence ATGAATGTTTTTGGGCAGGTGCAAAATCAGCAAGGTGTTTCTATAAAAAAGAATTACGAAGTTACCGACCCAACTTACTATGAAGCATATTACGATGTAAAAATCGGAATGTACTACGTGTATCCTAAGATTGGTAATACAATTACCGGACCACCTGTTGCCATGTCGCCGGAAGATTATAAAGAGTTTATGCTTGCAGAGCAGTCTAAAGCTTTTTATAGAGATAAATCTGACAGCTACAACCTAATGTTCAGAAAGGATAAATCTGATGCGGCAAGGAAAGGTCTTATCCCTTCTTTAACGATTAATAACCGACTTTTTGAATCTATTTTCGGAAGCAATAAAATTGAAATTATTCCTTCAGGATATGCTTCATTTGATTTTGGAGGCCTATATCAAAAAATCGATAACCCTTTAATTTTACCACAAAACAGAACGAGTTTTACATTTGATATCGATCAAAGAATTCAGTTAGGATTGATTGGAAAGGTTGGTGAAAACTTACAGCTTAAAGCCAATTATGATACTCAAAGTGGTTTTGCTTTTGAGAACAGAATGAATTTGGTTTGGCAGTCAAAAGGTACCTGGAAAGATCTTCAGACAAAAGGTTTGAATGATGTAAATAAACCCAATGCAGGAGGTGAAGACAAAATTATCAAAAGAATTGAGTTTGGAAATGTGAATATGCCGCTTTCAACAAGTCTGATTCGTGGTTCTGAATCTTTATTTGGGGTGAAATCTGAATTTCAGTTGGGTAAAACTTTCGGAACGGTGGTACTTTCACAACAACAAGGTGAAGCAAGGAATATCGTAGTACAAGGTGGTGGAACGATGAATAACTTTAAAATAAATGCTATAGATTATGAAGATAACCAGCATTATTTTATCGGACAATATTTCTTAAATAGTTATGATAATGCTTTGCTTAATTATCCTCAGATCAATTCCAGAATCAGTATTTCCAGAATGGAAGTTTGGGTTTTAGATCAAGGGAATTCAAATTTAGCCTATCAGAAAAGTATTATCGGGATCAGAGATTTAGGAGAAGGAGCTTCAGGAACGCCGGATAACTCTCAAAACGGATTATACAATCAGGTTAATAACGCCATTGGAAGTCCTAGAGAACAAGGGAAAAACTATCTGACAAACTTTCAGGGACAAACGTTTCCAGGAAGTGCCCAACCTTATGAAAATGGGGAACATTTTGTTTTGAGTACCAAAGCAAGAAGGATGGATGCGAATGAATATACCTTTCATCCGCAATTAGGATATATCTCGTTAAATCAAAAACTGAATGACAATCAGCTTTTGGCGGTTTCATATTCATATACCGTAAACGGGACTAACCAAGTTTACAAAGTCGGGGAATTTTCAGAAGAAAGTCCGGTTTTGGTCACTAAATTATTAAGATCAAACAGTAATACAAGAGTTGATTCACCAATGTGGAATCTAATGATGAAGAACTTTTATTCTTTAGATGCAGCACAGGTAGACAGAGACGGTTTTATTTTAAATGTATATTATCGTGACGCTAAAACAGGAGGGAAGGTAAATTACTTACCCGGTACTTCCGTTGAAGGTACCAATTTGCTTAAACTTTTCAACTGGGATAGGCTTAACGTGAATGGCGACTTACAGTCTAATAATGGAGTTTTAGGTGATGGTGTTTTTGATTTTGTAGAAGGAATTACGATCAAAAAAGAACAAGGACGGATTATGTTTACTAAGGTACAGCCTTTCGGAAGTTATATGACGCAGGTTTTAGGCAGTAGTAATCCTCAATATGTATTTTCAGATCTTTATACGCAACAGAAACAGCAGGCAAGCCAAAGTAATCTTGCATTACGATATACGATGGAAGGTCGTTATAAAGGAGCTCAAGGGCAAGGAATTTCTTTGGGTGCCGTAAACGTACCTCAAGGTTCTGTAAAAGTTTCTGCAAATGGAGTACAGCTTACAGAAGGTATTGATTATACGGTAGATTATATGTTGGGAACAGTTACCATCATTAATGAAACGGTAAAACAATCAGGTCAGGCGATTAATATTTCATTAGAAAATCAGTTGACTTTCAATACTCAGAGAAAAAGATTTTTAGGTTTAAATTTAGAAAGAAGAGTCAGTGAAAACTTTATTTTTGGTGGAACTGTTGTTAATTATTCTGAATCTCCACTTACCCAAAAAGTAAATTACGGCCAGGAAGCTGTAAACAACACAATGGCGGGAGTGAATATGATGTACAACAATCAGTTGCCATTCCTGACAAGATTAACAGATAAAATTCCTGGAATCAACACTGAAGCTCCTTCTAACTTAAACTTTAAAATGGAAGGTGCCTATTTAATTCCGGGAATTAATAAAGGAACAAATGATCAATCATACATTGATGATTTTGAACAAACCACTTCAAAAATTTCATTAAAAGAACCTACCGCTTGGAGCTTGGCTTCTAAACCAGAGAAAAGTCAAGGAAATCCACTTTTTGCCGGAGCAGGCGCTAATGATAATTTGACGAATGGATATGGAAGAGGTTTACTTACATGGTATAATATTGACCCGAGATTTTGGGGAGTGGGAGGTAGAGCTCCACAGGGAATTACTCCTGCATCGGTTTCCAACCATGCTTCAAGAAGGGTGCAATTCTCAGAAATTTTTAATAACAGAGATTTTGTAGCGGGAGAGCAGACTTTTACCAATACTTTTGATATTTCTTATTTTCCTCAGGAAAAGGGACCTTACAATGCCAATCCGGCTACTGAAACGACACAGCAGAGATGGGCTGGAATTATGCGTCCGATAAGTGTTACTAACTTTGTGAATTCGAATATTGAATTTGTAGAATTCTGGATGATGGATCCTTATGCAGACGGAAATACTTTAGGTACAAATCCTAAACTTTTATTACAATTAGGTAATGTCTCTGAAGATGTTCTTAAAGATGGTTTAATGCAGTACGAAAATGGTTTGCCTACCGGAGGAAGTCCATCAACTACGACCACTTCCAACTGGGGAATACAGCCAAAACAGCCTCCGATTTTATATGCATTTTCAAGTGAAGGTGCAGATAGAACCGCACAGGATTTAGGATATGATGGATTAAGCTCAGACCAAGAGGCGATGAGGTTTGGTAATACTTTTGTAAATCCAGTAACCAATCTTTCCGACCCTGCAGTTGATGATTTTGTATTTTATTTGTCAGATAAATTTACAGGAAGTCAGGCAGCATCTATCGTGCAGCGATACAAATATTTCAGAGGTCCTGAAGGAAATTCAAGAAGCGGTTCGTTAGAAGTTTCTTCACAGACTCCGGATGCAGAAGATATCAATAAAGATTATAATTTGGATCAAACTGAAAACTATAATGAATATGTTGTTAATTTAGATCAGGCAAGTTTAGGATTAGGAACAAATAATTATATCATCGATCAGAAAACGGTAACAGCTACGTTCCAAAATGGGCAAACGGATGATGTAAAATGGTATTTATTTAGAATCCCGGTTGCTAAAGGTAATGATCCAAATAGTGTAGCTATACTTAACAATGTAAGATTTGCCAGATTATTATTAACAGGATTTGATCAAACTTCAACTTTGAGATTTGGTACAATGGATTTGATTAGATCGGATTGGAGAAGATACAGCAAAAATATTGCTAAATATGCAGATGGAGGCACGGTTCCAGATCCTGCAACTGATGAGGGCTCAACGTTACAAAATATAGACAATTTTGAAGTTGGAAGTGTAAATATTGAAGAGAATGCTTTAAACCAACCACCCTATGTACTTCCTCCGGGAATTGACAGACAAGTTCTAAGTGGAAATGCAGGAGCACAAAGACAAAATGAATCATCATTGTATCTAAAAGCTACTAATTTAGCAGCTAATGAAGCGAGAGGGGTATTCAAAAATACAAGTCTTGACATGAGAAGATACAAAAAATTAAGACTTTTTGTACATGCACAAGATCCTACAAATCGTGCAACCGGAATAGACGAAGAAACTAAGTTTTTCATTCGTTTTGGTAGTGATGCTACAGATAACTATTACGAATATGAATCTTCTCTAAAGATTACTCCGAAAAGTGCAACTGCACCAATGGATATTTGGCCATTTGAGAATGATGTTGATTTTAATATTCAGGATTTTGTAGATGCCAAAATAAGACGTGACAGAAACTTTCCGAATAAGCTTGTGGAAAGAATTGAAGATGCTCAATTTGGTGGAGGAGATACATCAAAAAAAATCTATATTAAAGGCCGCCCTAGCTTAGGAAACGTAACAACCATTATGATTGGAGTAAGAAATGCCGAGCAATCAGGAGGAAATTCTATTAGTAGAGTTCTTTGGGTAAACGAAATTCGTCTTTCTGAAATTGAAAACGATGGCGGTTATGCAGGAAACGCAAGCTTAAATTTCAACCTGGGAGATTTTGCAACAGTTAATACGAGTGCTTCTTATTCATCTGTAGGTTTCGGAAATATAGATTCTAAACCGGCAGAAAGAAGTCAGGCTACACAATCGGCTTTTAGTATTAATACCGCAGTAAACGTAGATAAATTCTTGCCTGAAAATACAGGGATGAAAATTCCGGTGAACTATTCTTATTCTCAAACCATCGAAGATCCGAAGTACAATCCTTTAGATACCGATGTTGAGTTTAGTAAAGCTGCAAACAAGGAAGAACTTAAAAAAGTAGCAAGAACGTATACTCAGCAAAGAAGTATTGGGGTTGTCAACATGCATAAAGAAAGGGTAAAACCAAATAGTAAGCCTAAATTTTATGATGTAGAAAACCTTTCATTAACTGCTGTTTATAACGACGATCATTACCGTGATATTTATACCAAGAAAAACTACAGACAGTATTTCAGAGGATATTTAGATTACAATTATACATTCAAACCTTGGGTAGTAAAGCCATTTAATAAAATGATTAGCGATACGGCAAAATCTACAAAATACCTGAGATGGATAAAAGAATTTAATTTCAATCCGGTTCCTACAAGATTATCTTTCAGAACTGAATTAGACAGAAATTATAACGAACTAGAATTTAGAAATATTGATGCCATTCTTAGCGGAAATCTTAATGATGATTTTGCTGCTTTGAAGAACAGAAACTTCTACTTCGGTTGGCAATATGGTTTAGGATTTAATTTTACTAAATCGTTGAAATTAGAAATCAATTCCGCAACAAGAACATTAAATGATCAGGTTGATGTAAATACGATGGACAATTCTTCAATCTTTGGAAATGTGTTCAGATCAGGGAGACCTGTTTTGTATAATCACAGAGTTCAGTTAAATTATAAATTGCCATTCCAATATCTTCCGTATCTTGATTTTATTGATGCAGAAGTAGGTTACGGATTTACATATAACTGGAATGCGAGATCTACGGCACTTCTTGCAAGTCCTGAAGGAAGTTTAGGGTCGATAGGGCAGAACACCAATGTTATTTCGGCGAATGCTACGGCAGATCTTCCGAAGTTCTTTGGGCAGTTTAGTTATTTTAAAAGGATGTCGACAACACTTCAAAAACGTAAGCAGGAACAAGATTCATTAAATAATGCAGTTAATCAGGCTTGGGAGAAAAACAGATATGCGTACAAAAGATATAAGTTTAAAAACAAGCTTTCTATTTTACAGAGCGCAGCATTTATACTTACTTCTATGAAGCAGTTAAATGTAACTTATACCGAAAATAACGGAACTGTACTTCCAGGTTTATTGTCTGCTCCAAACGGATATGGTTATGGTCAGACTTTAGGTGGTCCTTCTTTAGGTTTCCTTTTTGGTTCGCAGGCAGACATCAGACGATTATCAATGGAAAGAGGCTGGGTAAGTGATTCACCATTTATGATTGACCCTTATATGAAGATGTCTACCCGAGAATTTAGGGCCGATTTACAGGTTGCTCCGGTGAATGATTTTAATATAAGTTTTAATGTTTTGCAAACTTATAACCGAAATTTCTCGCACACAGGATTCAACTATGTAGATGATTTTGGAAATGCAAATCCGAACCTTACGTTTGCAAGTGATATGGTATCGTATTCTAATACGGTGGTTCTTTTAAACTCATCATTTAAAGAAAGTACTGTGATTTATGATGCGATCAGAGCCAATGCTCAGCTGATTTCACAACAAATGGGCGGAGTTTTAAATCCGAATGGATATACAGAAGGACACGGTATTTCTAATGCTTATGTTTTAATTCCTGCATTCCGTGCTGCAATGGAAGGCAAAAATCCTGAGCGTTTAGGAAATGCAAAAAAAGCAGGACTGCCGATTCCGAACTGGAGAATTATCTATTCAGGTCTTAGAAATATTCCGATCATTAACGGCCAGTTTACCAAATTTGACATTCTTCACAGTTATACTGCAACGTATACAGCAACTGGAGTACAATCAAATATTGATTACTTCAACAGCCGAATAGACAAAACAAGTTCTCAGAGAGATGTTAATGATAATTACATCAATCCTTATACATTCTCTCAGGTAAGTTATACAGAATCTTTCTCACCATTGATCGGAGTAGATGTTACGATGAGAAACAATATGCAGTTTGGGGTGCAGTACAACAAAACAAGAAGTATGATTCTTGGTTTGGTTAATCACTCTCTTACCGAAGATGCGTACACAGAATATGTTATAAGATTAGGATATATTGTAAGAAACTTCCGTTTGGGAACCAATAATCAGAGAGGAGCAAGAGCAAAAGGATCAGATTTAAATATACGTGGCGATATTTCCTTGAGAGACAGTCAGACAAGTATTATGAATATCTTATTGAATGATTCTCAAATTACGGGCGGACAAAAATTAATGAACATCAAGCTTTCCGCAGATTACAATGTTTCTGAAAATCTGAATCTGAGATTATTCTACGAACAGATGACTTCAAAATATAAAATCTCAACAGCTTTCCCGTTGTCAACAATTAGAGCCGGGATTTCTGCGACATTCACTTTTGGTGATTCCGGAGGTTTATAA
- the ruvA gene encoding Holliday junction branch migration protein RuvA, translating into MIFSLQGIVQELTPTYAVINVNGVGYYVGISLMTSQRLTLNKETFLFIQQIIREDAHLLFGFHTRLEKEMFNLLISVNGVGAVSALILLSTLSLEEIASAILSGNGAVIQKAKGIGAKTAERIIVDLKDKVQKFGNIEGNISSFENNKVKEESLSALEVLGIPKRTSEKIADRILKQVPEITVEELVKQILKNI; encoded by the coding sequence ATGATATTTTCTTTACAAGGCATCGTTCAGGAGCTTACCCCAACTTACGCTGTAATCAACGTAAATGGTGTAGGATATTATGTCGGAATCAGCCTCATGACTTCTCAAAGACTGACTTTAAATAAAGAAACATTTTTATTCATTCAGCAGATCATCCGTGAAGATGCGCATCTGCTTTTTGGGTTTCATACCCGTTTGGAAAAAGAAATGTTTAATCTCTTAATAAGCGTAAACGGTGTAGGTGCAGTTTCAGCACTCATTTTATTATCAACTTTAAGCCTTGAAGAAATTGCATCGGCAATACTTTCCGGAAACGGAGCTGTGATTCAGAAAGCCAAGGGAATCGGGGCAAAAACTGCCGAAAGAATTATTGTCGATTTGAAAGATAAGGTTCAAAAATTCGGGAATATTGAAGGTAATATTTCTTCGTTTGAGAATAATAAAGTGAAGGAAGAATCGTTATCTGCATTAGAAGTTCTAGGTATTCCTAAAAGAACAAGTGAGAAAATTGCAGATCGAATTTTGAAACAAGTTCCGGAAATTACTGTAGAAGAATTGGTAAAACAAATTTTAAAAAACATTTAA